The following proteins are co-located in the Hypomesus transpacificus isolate Combined female chromosome 23, fHypTra1, whole genome shotgun sequence genome:
- the neurod1 gene encoding neurogenic differentiation factor 1, producing the protein MTKSYTEETMLSDPQDSTTWPEDGHGSQDENDPEKNSKAHEELAGDMEDEDEEEFNRLDEDDDDEEEEEEEGDAQKPKRRGPKKKKMTKARVQRFKMRRMKANARERNRMHGLNDALESLRKIVPCYSKTQKLSKIETLRLAKNYIWALSEILRSGKSPDLMSFVQALCKGLSQPTTNLVAGCLQLNPRTFLPEQSQELPGHMQPPGASFAAHPYSYQTPGLPSPPYGTMDSSHIFHVKPHSYGSALEPFFETALTDCTSPSFDGPLSPPLSVNGNFSFKHEPSSEFEKNYAFSMHYQAAGLAGAQGHAPLYPSSAQRCEIPMDNLMSYDGHTHHERVMNAQLNAIFHDS; encoded by the coding sequence ATGACGAAGTCGTACACGGAGGAAACCATGTTGTCCGACCCTCAAGACTCGACGACCTGGCCCGAGGACGGTCACGGGTCCCAAGACGAGAACGACCCGGAGAAGAACAGCAAGGCTCACGAGGAACTGGCGGGAGACATGGAGGACGAAGACGAGGAAGAGTTCAACCGTctcgatgaggatgatgatgacgaagaggaagaggaagaggagggcgacGCTCAGAAGCCAAAACGACGAggaccaaagaagaagaaaatgacAAAAGCCAGGGTGCAGAGGTTTAAGATGAGGCGCATGAAGGCTAACGCGCGTGAGAGGAACCGCATGCACGGGCTCAACGACGCGTTGGAGAGTTTGCGTAAAATTGTGCCGTGCTACTCCAAGACACAGAAGCTATCCAAGATCGAGACGCTGCGTCTGGCTAAGAATTACATCTGGGCCCTGTCTGAGATCCTGCGCTCCGGGAAAAGTCCGGACCTAATGTCCTTCGTCCAGGCCCTGTGCAAAGGCCTGTCCCAGCCCACAACCAACCTGGTGGCGGGGTGCCTGCAGCTGAATCCCCGCACCTTCCTCCCCGAGCAGTCACAGGAGCTGCCCGGTCATATGCAACCCCCAGGTGCGTCGTTTGCTGCGCATCCCTACTCCTACCAAACCCCAGGTCTTCCCAGCCCACCCTACGGTACGATGGACAGCTCCCACATATTTCACGTCAAGCCGCACTCCTACGGCAGCGCGCTGGAGCCGTTCTTCGAAACCGCCCTGACAGACTGCACTAGTCCGTCATTTGACGGACCCTTAAGCCCTCCGTTGAGCGTGAACGGAAACTTTTCCTTCAAACACGAGCCTTCATCAGAGTTCGAGAAGAACTATGCCTTCTCCATGCACTACCAGGCGGCTGGTCTGGCGGGAGCGCAGGGCCACGCGCCCTTGTACCCCAGTTCGGCGCAGCGGTGCGAGATCCCAATGGACAACCTCATGTCCTACGATGGACACACGCATCACGAGCGGGTCATGAACGCCCAACTCAATGCGATATTTCATGATTCGTGA
- the cerkl gene encoding ceramide kinase-like protein, with the protein MFESPHKSINTRSESQEELHETQPVSSITEGSRAKKKKKKRKQQQEKPAGSAPLIRSEDSPQRAERQIEKRCIDYNSDEPIVRGIFQIGKKSHDVLLTPRRVTWTPIQPETPTGESGVAPREEGVDVKDVFAVKVKRRRSAGQHTGGTLLGITLFRCRRKGLKLKDQAVHLSNMSEDHCEVWFKHLKELLSAEGHT; encoded by the exons ATGTTCGAGTCTCCGCACAAATCGATAAATACTCGGTCCGAGAGCCAGGAGGAACTTCACGAGACGCAACCGGTGTCTTCCATTACTGAGGGCAGTCGCgcgaagaagaaaaagaaaaagaggaaacAGCAACAGGAGAAGCCCGCGGGCTCTGCCCCGCTGATCCGCTCCGAGGATTCTCCTCAGCGTGCTGAGCGGCAGATAGAAAAGCGGTGTATCGACTATAACTCGGACGAGCCTATCGTTAGGGGCATATTTCAGATTGGTAAAAAGAGTCACGACGTGTTGCTGACTCCTAGAAGAGTGACGTGGACGCCTATCCAGCCCGAGACCCCTACAG GGGAGTCGGGCGTGGCGCCGAGGGAGGAAGGTGTGGACGTGAAGGACGTGTTTGCCGTCAAGGTGAAGCGGCGACGCTCCGCCGGCCAGCACACTGGAGGCACCCTGCTGGGCATCACGCTGTTCCGCTGCCGGAGGAAGGGGCTCAAGCTGAAGGACCAGGCCGTCCACCTCAGCAACATGAGCGAGGACCACTGTGAGGTCTGGTTCAAGCACCTCAAGGAGCTGCTCTCCG CTGAGGGTCATACGTAG